A stretch of the Azorhizobium caulinodans ORS 571 genome encodes the following:
- a CDS encoding MFS transporter gives MTSSPSTGPDHQAKRPLSGQDIRTLVLSALGGALEFYDFIIFVYFVVVLGKLFFPPEMPQWLVQLQAFGIFAAGYLARPLGGIVMAHFGDKAGRKRMFTLSIFLMALSTLGISFLPSYQVIGYAAPILLLSMRVLQGAAIGGEVPGAWVFVSEHVPGRHVGLACGILTCGLTSGILLGSLVATAINTIFTPADILSYAWRIPFLLGGVFGFASVYLRRWLQETPVFKEMKARKELAAELPLKVVLHRHTPAVIISMLVTWFLTAAIVVVILMTPTLLQKPPYGISAPLALEANVAATFFLSIGCVLSGALSDRLGGGRVLAVGSVLLGIATYALYTLVPARLDLVVPLYAAAGFTVGVIGAVPFIMVRAFPPAVAFTGVSFSYNVAYAIFGGLTPLFISLAMQLDPLAHAHYLLLIAALGVVVGLMVRPPLHAAAKTERVGARA, from the coding sequence ATGACCTCCTCCCCGTCCACCGGTCCTGATCATCAGGCCAAGCGTCCCCTGTCCGGCCAGGACATCCGAACCCTCGTCCTGTCCGCGCTCGGCGGCGCGCTCGAGTTCTACGACTTCATCATCTTCGTCTATTTCGTCGTGGTGCTGGGCAAGCTCTTCTTCCCGCCCGAGATGCCCCAGTGGCTCGTGCAGTTGCAGGCCTTCGGCATCTTCGCGGCCGGCTACCTCGCCCGCCCGCTCGGCGGCATCGTCATGGCGCACTTCGGCGACAAGGCCGGCCGCAAGCGCATGTTCACGCTCTCCATCTTCCTGATGGCCCTGTCGACCCTCGGCATCTCCTTCCTGCCGAGCTATCAGGTCATCGGCTACGCCGCGCCCATCCTGCTGCTGTCCATGCGCGTGCTCCAGGGCGCGGCCATCGGCGGCGAGGTGCCGGGCGCCTGGGTGTTCGTCTCCGAGCACGTGCCGGGCCGCCATGTGGGCCTTGCCTGCGGCATCCTCACCTGCGGCCTGACGAGTGGCATCCTGCTCGGCTCGCTGGTGGCGACCGCCATCAACACGATCTTCACCCCGGCGGATATCCTCTCCTATGCGTGGCGCATTCCCTTCCTGCTGGGCGGCGTCTTTGGCTTCGCCTCGGTCTATCTGCGCCGCTGGCTGCAGGAGACCCCGGTGTTCAAGGAGATGAAGGCCCGCAAGGAGCTGGCCGCCGAACTGCCGCTCAAGGTGGTCCTGCATCGCCACACGCCGGCGGTCATCATCTCCATGCTGGTGACCTGGTTCCTCACCGCCGCCATCGTGGTGGTGATCCTCATGACGCCGACCCTGCTCCAGAAGCCGCCCTATGGCATTTCCGCGCCGCTGGCGCTGGAGGCGAACGTCGCCGCGACCTTCTTCCTGTCCATCGGCTGCGTGCTTTCCGGCGCGCTGAGCGACCGGCTGGGCGGCGGGCGTGTGCTGGCGGTGGGTTCGGTGCTGCTCGGCATCGCCACCTATGCCCTCTACACGCTGGTTCCGGCGCGTCTGGATCTCGTGGTGCCGCTCTATGCGGCGGCGGGCTTCACCGTGGGCGTGATCGGTGCCGTGCCCTTCATCATGGTGCGGGCCTTCCCGCCGGCGGTCGCCTTCACCGGCGTGTCCTTCTCCTACAACGTGGCCTACGCCATTTTCGGCGGCCTCACGCCGCTGTTCATTTCGCTGGCCATGCAGCTCGATCCGCTGGCCCACGCGCACTATCTGCTGCTCATCGCGGCGCTGGGCGTCGTGGTCGGGCTGATGGTGCGCCCGCCGCTCCATGCGGCTGCCAAGACCGAGCGCGTCGGCGCCCGCGCCTGA
- a CDS encoding methyl-accepting chemotaxis protein encodes MSRFRLGIGYKLGIVSGILVLLSGSVIISRQIASSRIQAATEASDVQDSILQKIEAAGATITRIQANAKDIRLSFSSNEVDGLLGRVSSDVTKGMDLMDEASDLTQAAATRDAYKAIRTRFGDIGKAVTEIAKAQKLELESFDRRTGITVRWDGALDDAKASLLDLNSRLGENAISDLSLLDRKLQQINLASWRFIATEDTKQLPVIEMNAKAGRATLDSVLQTAGTDPNTEGPVKTVRTFFEEYLKYVQDGVDQVMLKRKILEERLTPASREVAQMIQQASSNAASGSKQADAAAESARTDGMFQILVFSCISIVAAIVAWAYSGFGIALPIRRVSAVMNEISGGNLAAEIPYGTRNDEVGDQARALAVFRDGLIEAERLREERAEEERLAALQRKTEMHDLADRFESAVGAVVDMVATAATNLQTAAQTLTSTAEQTTAQATAVAAAANQATVNVQTVAAAIEELSASAREIGSRLSRSSEVADRAVSEVDHTNGQMTELRTSADQIGNIISLIDNIAGQTNLLALNATIESARAGEAGRGFAVVAQEVKGLAGQTAKATADISERISGIQDSTGDVLGAITGIAHTIAEISEGTTAIAAAMEEQNATTAEVSRNIQQAAAGANEVTSNIAGVERAAQASSNAALQVLSSATDLSHQADALRAEVQNFLRSVRAA; translated from the coding sequence ATGTCGCGCTTTCGACTGGGCATCGGTTACAAGCTCGGTATTGTATCCGGTATATTGGTACTTCTCTCCGGCAGCGTCATTATTAGCCGACAGATTGCTTCCAGCCGCATCCAGGCGGCGACCGAAGCTTCCGACGTCCAGGATTCCATCCTTCAGAAGATCGAGGCCGCCGGTGCCACGATCACCCGCATCCAGGCCAATGCGAAGGACATCCGCCTGTCCTTCTCCTCCAATGAGGTGGATGGCCTTCTCGGCCGCGTCAGCTCCGACGTGACGAAGGGCATGGACCTGATGGACGAGGCGTCCGACCTGACCCAGGCCGCCGCCACCCGCGATGCCTACAAGGCCATCCGCACCCGCTTCGGCGACATCGGCAAGGCCGTGACCGAAATCGCCAAGGCCCAGAAGCTCGAGCTGGAATCCTTCGACCGCCGCACCGGCATCACCGTGCGCTGGGATGGCGCGCTGGACGACGCCAAGGCCTCGCTTCTCGACCTCAACTCCCGCCTCGGTGAGAACGCCATTTCCGACCTGTCGCTGCTGGACCGCAAGCTGCAGCAGATCAACCTCGCTTCTTGGCGCTTCATCGCGACCGAGGACACAAAGCAGCTCCCGGTCATCGAGATGAACGCGAAGGCGGGCCGCGCGACGCTCGATTCGGTCCTCCAGACCGCCGGTACCGATCCCAACACGGAAGGGCCGGTGAAGACCGTGCGCACCTTCTTTGAGGAGTACCTCAAATACGTGCAGGACGGCGTCGATCAGGTGATGCTGAAGCGCAAGATCCTTGAGGAACGCCTGACGCCGGCCTCGCGCGAGGTGGCGCAGATGATCCAGCAGGCCAGCAGCAATGCCGCCAGCGGCTCCAAGCAGGCCGATGCCGCCGCCGAAAGCGCGCGGACGGACGGCATGTTCCAGATCCTCGTCTTCTCCTGCATCTCCATCGTCGCCGCCATCGTGGCCTGGGCCTATTCCGGCTTCGGCATCGCCTTGCCGATCCGCCGCGTCAGCGCCGTCATGAACGAGATTTCCGGCGGCAACCTTGCGGCGGAAATCCCCTACGGCACGCGCAACGACGAGGTGGGCGACCAGGCGCGGGCGCTCGCCGTGTTCCGCGACGGCCTCATCGAGGCCGAGCGCCTGCGGGAGGAACGGGCCGAAGAGGAGCGCCTCGCCGCGCTCCAGCGCAAGACGGAGATGCACGATCTCGCCGACCGCTTCGAGAGTGCGGTGGGTGCGGTGGTGGACATGGTGGCGACCGCCGCCACCAACCTCCAGACGGCCGCCCAGACCCTGACCTCCACCGCCGAGCAGACGACGGCGCAGGCGACCGCCGTCGCCGCCGCCGCCAACCAGGCCACGGTGAATGTGCAGACCGTCGCCGCCGCCATCGAGGAACTCTCCGCTTCGGCGCGCGAGATCGGCAGCCGCCTGTCCCGCTCGTCGGAGGTGGCCGACCGCGCCGTGAGCGAGGTCGATCACACCAACGGCCAGATGACCGAACTGCGGACGTCCGCGGACCAGATCGGCAACATCATCAGCCTCATCGACAATATCGCGGGCCAGACCAACCTTCTGGCGCTGAACGCCACCATCGAATCCGCCCGCGCCGGCGAGGCGGGTCGGGGCTTTGCGGTGGTCGCGCAGGAGGTGAAGGGTCTGGCGGGCCAGACCGCCAAGGCCACGGCCGACATTTCCGAGCGCATATCCGGCATCCAGGACTCCACCGGCGACGTGCTGGGGGCCATCACCGGCATTGCCCATACCATTGCGGAGATCAGCGAGGGCACCACTGCCATTGCCGCCGCCATGGAAGAGCAGAACGCCACCACGGCCGAGGTGTCGCGCAACATCCAGCAGGCGGCGGCCGGCGCCAATGAGGTCACCTCCAACATCGCGGGCGTGGAGCGGGCAGCACAGGCGTCCTCCAACGCCGCCTTGCAGGTGCTCTCCTCGGCCACCGACCTGTCCCATCAGGCCGATGCGCTGCGCGCGGAGGTGCAGAATTTCCTGCGGAGCGTGCGCGCCGCCTGA
- a CDS encoding mannose-1-phosphate guanylyltransferase/mannose-6-phosphate isomerase: MVSRHKIVPVILAGGTGTRLWPLSRQSLPKQFIALVSENTLYQDTLLRVAESDVFLPPVVITGTDFRFFAKRQAAEIEIHPTVLLEPVRRDSGPALLAAAAYVRDQHGPETLVLALAADHVVSNPDAFRACVNSAAEAASKGHIVTFGIRPQGPSTAYGYIKPGTVVEGTDAALVDRFVEKPDAETAARYVADGYLWNSGNFLFPAGLMLEEGARLEPEMTAHAEAAIAKAKPDLTFLNLDSAEFSASKAISIDFAVLEHTQAAAVVAGDFGWSDIGAWDAVHDVNAQDAHGNVTHGSVSLMDSRNSYVYTDGKLVAGIGLDGISVVATDDAILVMPSERSQDVKKLVSELSSAKRNEVNEHLKMHRPWGTYQTICRGDRFHVKKIVVEPGGKLSLQKHYHRAEHWVVVRGTAEVTVDDKVFTVNENESTYLPCGSVHRLANPGRIPLELIEVQTGSYLGEDDIVRLEDVYSRQ, translated from the coding sequence ATGGTGTCGCGACACAAAATCGTGCCTGTGATCCTTGCGGGAGGAACCGGCACCAGACTGTGGCCACTGTCGCGCCAGAGCTTACCCAAGCAGTTCATCGCGCTCGTCTCGGAAAATACGCTCTATCAGGACACCCTGTTGCGTGTCGCCGAGAGCGACGTGTTCCTGCCCCCCGTCGTCATCACCGGGACCGACTTCCGCTTCTTCGCCAAGCGGCAGGCTGCCGAGATCGAAATCCATCCGACCGTCCTGCTGGAGCCCGTGCGCCGGGACAGCGGCCCCGCGCTCCTCGCGGCCGCCGCTTATGTGCGCGACCAGCACGGCCCCGAGACACTGGTGCTGGCCCTCGCCGCCGACCACGTGGTGTCCAATCCAGACGCCTTCCGCGCCTGCGTGAACAGCGCGGCCGAAGCCGCATCCAAGGGCCATATCGTCACGTTCGGCATCCGTCCGCAGGGCCCCAGCACCGCCTATGGCTACATCAAGCCCGGCACCGTGGTGGAGGGCACCGATGCGGCGCTCGTGGACCGCTTCGTGGAAAAGCCGGACGCCGAGACCGCGGCCCGCTATGTGGCCGATGGCTATCTCTGGAACTCCGGCAACTTCCTCTTCCCCGCCGGCCTGATGCTGGAGGAAGGGGCGCGGCTCGAGCCCGAAATGACCGCGCACGCGGAGGCCGCCATCGCCAAGGCGAAGCCGGACCTCACCTTTCTCAACCTCGACAGCGCGGAATTCTCCGCTTCCAAGGCCATCTCCATCGATTTCGCGGTGCTGGAACACACGCAGGCCGCGGCGGTGGTGGCCGGCGACTTCGGCTGGTCCGACATCGGCGCCTGGGACGCGGTCCATGACGTGAATGCGCAGGACGCGCATGGCAACGTGACCCACGGCTCCGTCTCGCTGATGGATAGCCGCAATTCCTACGTCTATACGGACGGCAAGCTGGTGGCCGGCATCGGCCTCGACGGCATTTCGGTGGTGGCCACCGACGACGCCATCCTGGTGATGCCTTCCGAGCGCAGCCAGGACGTGAAGAAGCTGGTGAGCGAGCTCAGCTCCGCCAAGCGGAACGAGGTGAACGAGCACCTCAAGATGCACCGGCCCTGGGGCACCTACCAGACCATCTGCCGCGGCGACCGCTTCCACGTGAAGAAGATCGTGGTCGAGCCGGGCGGCAAGCTCTCGCTCCAGAAGCACTATCACCGCGCCGAGCACTGGGTGGTGGTGCGCGGCACCGCCGAGGTGACCGTGGACGACAAGGTGTTCACGGTGAACGAAAACGAATCCACCTATCTGCCCTGCGGCAGCGTGCACCGTCTGGCCAACCCAGGCCGCATCCCGCTGGAACTCATCGAGGTCCAGACGGGCTCGTACCTCGGCGAGGACGATATTGTGCGGCTGGAGGACGTCTACAGCCGCCAGTGA
- a CDS encoding methyl-accepting chemotaxis protein, with product MAKFKVGIGLKLGIASVVLVLLSGGVIVSRQVAITEIREANAEVRQQQAVFDLLQEIHLLLSRIRVNTAEMRLSFANLDNENYLKQIKKDVASAKERLDKAIAVEPHEDDRASFRKLKALFDDMGTAAAAVYQTEADQLDAVDARPGIRMAARVAFANLTTQLTNVGDADAAREVEPLEAMLEQVNMASWSFLVEEDTKQLNIISVNEDSGHKALDAIQERLGGISMVASDLAAARKAFDDYIKSIRDGIAQAQARQKIVAEKAVPAMAATLKMLQEATDDGMKQSQEADAAATAALDSGMGQILIFSIIAILAAIGAALYSVFGIARPIQHVSAAMEEVSGGNLQAQIPYETRGDEVGDQARALAVFRDGLAEAEQLREQRALEERAAAERRKEEMHALADRFEAAVGAVVETVASAASELQGAAQTLTTTAEQTTNQASAVAAAANEATANVQMVAAAIEELSAAANEIGHRLSRSTEVAGRAVSEVDQTNGRMTELRGSADQIGNIVGMIDTIAGQTNLLALNATIESARAGEAGRGFAVVAQEVKELAGQTAKATADISSRIHGIQDSTGDVLSAITGIAQTIAEISEGTTAIAAAMEEQNATTAEVSRNIQQAASGTTQVTSNIAGVERAAQASSQAAQQVLSSATGLTRQADALRAEVQHFLSTVRAA from the coding sequence ATGGCCAAATTCAAGGTTGGTATCGGGCTGAAGCTCGGGATTGCCTCTGTCGTTCTTGTTCTTCTTTCGGGCGGCGTCATCGTCAGCCGCCAGGTCGCCATTACAGAGATCCGCGAAGCCAATGCCGAAGTACGGCAGCAGCAGGCGGTGTTCGACCTGTTGCAGGAAATCCATCTGCTGCTGAGCCGCATCCGTGTGAACACCGCTGAGATGCGCCTGTCCTTCGCCAATCTCGACAATGAGAACTACCTCAAGCAGATCAAGAAGGACGTGGCGTCCGCCAAGGAGCGCCTGGACAAGGCGATTGCGGTTGAGCCGCATGAAGATGACCGCGCCTCGTTCCGCAAGCTGAAGGCGCTCTTCGACGACATGGGCACTGCCGCCGCCGCCGTCTACCAGACCGAGGCCGACCAGCTCGACGCGGTGGATGCCCGTCCCGGCATCCGCATGGCCGCCCGCGTTGCCTTCGCCAATCTCACGACCCAGCTGACCAATGTGGGCGATGCCGATGCGGCCCGCGAGGTGGAGCCGCTGGAGGCCATGCTGGAGCAGGTCAACATGGCGTCCTGGAGCTTCCTCGTGGAGGAGGACACCAAGCAGCTCAACATCATCTCCGTGAACGAGGACAGCGGCCACAAGGCACTGGACGCCATTCAGGAGCGGCTGGGCGGCATCTCCATGGTGGCGAGCGATCTTGCCGCCGCCCGGAAGGCCTTCGACGATTATATCAAGTCGATCCGCGACGGGATCGCCCAGGCCCAGGCCCGCCAGAAGATCGTGGCGGAAAAGGCCGTGCCCGCCATGGCCGCGACGCTCAAGATGCTTCAGGAGGCCACGGACGACGGCATGAAGCAGTCGCAGGAGGCGGACGCGGCGGCAACCGCCGCGCTGGACAGCGGCATGGGGCAGATCCTCATCTTCTCCATCATCGCCATCCTCGCTGCCATCGGCGCGGCGCTCTATTCCGTCTTCGGCATCGCCCGCCCCATCCAGCATGTGAGCGCCGCCATGGAGGAGGTCTCCGGCGGCAATCTCCAGGCGCAGATCCCCTATGAGACCCGCGGCGACGAGGTGGGCGACCAGGCGCGGGCGCTCGCGGTGTTTCGCGACGGCCTCGCTGAGGCCGAACAACTGCGCGAGCAGCGGGCGCTGGAAGAGCGCGCCGCCGCCGAGCGGCGCAAGGAAGAGATGCACGCCCTCGCCGACCGGTTCGAGGCGGCGGTGGGCGCTGTGGTGGAGACCGTGGCTTCGGCCGCCTCTGAGCTTCAGGGCGCCGCCCAGACGCTCACGACCACCGCCGAACAGACCACCAATCAGGCGAGCGCCGTTGCGGCGGCGGCCAATGAGGCCACCGCGAACGTGCAGATGGTGGCGGCGGCCATCGAGGAACTCTCGGCCGCGGCGAACGAGATCGGCCATCGCCTCTCCCGCTCCACCGAAGTCGCGGGCCGCGCGGTGAGCGAGGTCGACCAGACCAACGGCCGCATGACCGAACTGCGCGGCTCCGCCGACCAGATCGGCAATATCGTCGGCATGATCGACACCATCGCCGGCCAGACCAACCTCCTGGCGTTGAATGCCACCATCGAATCCGCCCGCGCCGGCGAGGCGGGCCGGGGCTTTGCCGTAGTGGCGCAGGAGGTGAAGGAACTGGCCGGTCAGACGGCCAAGGCCACCGCCGACATCTCCAGCCGCATCCACGGCATTCAGGACTCCACGGGCGACGTGCTCAGCGCCATCACCGGCATCGCCCAGACCATTGCGGAGATCAGCGAGGGCACCACCGCCATCGCCGCCGCCATGGAGGAGCAGAACGCCACCACGGCCGAGGTCTCCCGCAACATCCAGCAGGCGGCGAGCGGCACCACGCAGGTGACCTCGAACATCGCCGGCGTGGAGCGGGCGGCGCAGGCCTCCTCCCAGGCGGCCCAGCAGGTGCTGTCCTCCGCCACCGGCCTCACCCGGCAGGCGGATGCGCTCCGCGCCGAGGTGCAGCATTTCCTGAGCACGGTGCGCGCCGCTTGA
- a CDS encoding cob(I)yrinic acid a,c-diamide adenosyltransferase yields the protein MVKLNKIYTRTGDDGSTGLGTGERVRKDDLRVAAYGTVDETNATIGLVRLHLAAYPQVDAILARVQNDLFDLGADLCVPERPGAPPPPYEPLRITAPQVRRLEEDIDRLNAELDPLKSFILPGGTPAAAHLHLARTVARRAERDMVTLAESDGEQVGMEALRYINRLSDLLFVAGRYVNGHGANDVLWVPGAHR from the coding sequence ATGGTCAAGCTGAACAAGATCTACACGCGGACCGGAGACGATGGCTCGACCGGACTCGGCACGGGCGAGCGCGTGCGGAAGGATGATCTGCGTGTCGCCGCCTACGGCACGGTGGATGAGACCAATGCCACGATCGGTCTCGTGCGGCTGCACCTCGCAGCCTATCCGCAGGTCGACGCCATTCTGGCCCGCGTCCAGAACGACCTGTTCGATCTCGGCGCGGACCTCTGCGTCCCCGAGCGGCCCGGCGCGCCGCCCCCGCCCTACGAGCCGCTGCGAATCACCGCGCCGCAGGTCCGGCGGCTGGAGGAGGACATCGACCGACTGAATGCGGAACTCGATCCCCTGAAATCTTTCATCCTCCCTGGCGGCACCCCGGCCGCCGCCCACCTGCACCTCGCGCGCACCGTCGCGCGGCGGGCGGAGCGGGACATGGTGACGCTCGCGGAAAGCGACGGCGAGCAGGTGGGCATGGAGGCACTCAGATACATCAATCGTTTATCCGACCTGCTTTTTGTCGCCGGGCGCTACGTCAATGGCCACGGAGCCAACGACGTGCTCTGGGTTCCCGGCGCTCATAGGTGA
- a CDS encoding twin transmembrane helix small protein encodes MMNWTIYLLIPLALAAVAGVLILGLVNLAAGGSPQRSQKLMQLRVLFQFGAVVLVMITIYAMRH; translated from the coding sequence ATGATGAACTGGACCATCTATCTGCTGATCCCGCTCGCCCTGGCGGCCGTAGCGGGTGTGCTGATCCTCGGGCTCGTCAATCTCGCCGCCGGAGGATCGCCGCAGCGCTCGCAGAAATTGATGCAGCTGCGCGTGCTCTTTCAGTTCGGTGCGGTGGTGCTGGTGATGATCACCATCTATGCCATGCGCCACTGA